From Triticum aestivum cultivar Chinese Spring chromosome 4A, IWGSC CS RefSeq v2.1, whole genome shotgun sequence, a single genomic window includes:
- the LOC123085374 gene encoding chromosome transmission fidelity protein 18 homolog, whose translation MAADMEMPDPEELEWMESNGLLPEEEEYAYFDDPDEGFLPAAGDACKPHAPPQETATSPAKPADEVSEANLKRPPPPPPPEQEEERSKRRNVDRVDSVDEDWLRYSPPPAAEAVAEKIVSRFASEIQGDSMPVTAPNGERVYAKLATEKLVSEVIEGTRRRTSISNHDGLLSESFHSLTMQAEQEAIAKALMESTEAQYVEGCPLTPIVTEQLWVEKYAPHSFTELLSDEHTNREVLLWLKQWDSCVFGSHIRGTSDDTLSALRRHSCTIQKNSSSRSFFSKSRGAYVMGQDSMPQKTPGSNSEDLKSTFHKKPSVDNAPEQKVLLLCGPAGLGKTTLAHVAAKHCGYHVVEINASDDRSASSIEPKILDVVQMNSIMSDSKPKCLVIDEIDGALGDGKGAVEVILKMINADKNNDSDRSNGAEETQVQKASSRKSHRTAKLLRPVICICNDLYAPALRKLRQVAKVHIFVQPTISRVVNRLKYICKKEGFKTSSIALSALADYTECDIRSCLNTLQFLNKKREALNISGFDSQVIGRKDMSKSILDVWKQVLQKKKLKRAEMADCNVSGDKDIGSLFSLISNRGDYDVTMDGIHENFLKLSYHDPMLHKTVKCLDVLGVSDYLTQYVYRTQHMSLQAYQPPIAITISRIVAQVEKPNIEWPKALQRCRTMLLEKKDTLKTWQNRMSPLISRHLSVESFVGDIASPFLHILSPLNLRPVALNLMSEREKNELVQLVDTMVAYSVTYKNTKFEPQERANGSIVPMDIPSLSFDPPINDIISFKDYQSEHIGLSLAMKQVLVHEVEKQKIIKDSAGKLLNQINQGVRSEVPTTTCQKTATGTACDTSQGSSKGKSSTLPMQLHSASSLSGKGLAPAKRPSSRPTDFFQSFRKERPGGAKTHIDAGQQGATVQRDLRPLIFKYNEGYTNAVKRPVRVRDLLL comes from the exons ATGGCGGCCGACATGGAGATGCCAGATCCGGAGGAGCTCGAGTGGATGGAGAGCAACGGCCTCCTCCCGGAAGAAGAGGAGTACGCCTACTTCGACGACCCCGACGAGGGCTTCCTCCCGGCCGCCGGCGACGCGTGCAAACCGCACGCCCCCCCGCAGGAGACGGCCACCTCCCCCGCAAAGCCCGCAG ATGAGGTGTCGGAAGCCAATCTGAAGCGGCCTCCCCCTCCGCCtccgccggagcaggaggaggagaggAGCAAGAGGAGGAATGTCGATCGGGTGGATTCGGTGGACGAAGACTGGCTGCGGTACTCGCCCCCTCCCGCCGCCGAAGCCGTTGCCGAGAAGATTGTGTCGCGGTTCGCGTCGGAGATCCAGGGGGACTCTATGCCCGTCACAGCGCCCAACGGAGAAAGAGTTTATGCCAAGCTTGCGACGGAGAAATTGGTTAGCGAAGTAATTGAGGGAACTAGGCGAAGGACTTCAATTTCCAACCACGATG GGCTCCTCTCAGAATCATTTCATTCGTTGACAATGCAAGCGGAGCAAGAGGCTATAGCAAAG GCCTTGATGGAAAGCACAGAGGCACAGTATGTCGAGGGTTGTCCGTTGACTCCAATAGTCACAGAACAACTTTGGGTGGAGAAATATGCACCACACTCTTTTACAGAGCTGTTAAGTGATGAGCACACAAACAGGGAG GTACTTCTATGGTTAAAACAATGGGACTCCTGTGTGTTTGGGTCCCATATCCGGGGTACAAGTGATGATACTTTATCCGCCTTACGTAGACATTCTTGTACCATTCAAAAGAACTCAAGTAGCAGAAGTTTCTTTTCCAAGAGCAGGGGAGCCTATGTCATGGGTCAAGATAGCATGCCCCAAAAAACACCTGGTAGCAACTCAGAAGATTTGAAAAGCACCTTTCACAAAAAGCCTTCCGTTGATAACGCACCAGAACAGAAG GTGTTGCTACTATGTGGTCCAGCTGGCCTTGGGAAGACAACACTTGCTCACGTGGCAGCCAAACATTGTGGTTACCATGTTGTGGAG ATAAATGCCAGTGATGATCGTTCTGCTTCATCCATTGAACCAAAAATTCTTGATGTAGTTCAGATGAACTCTATCATGTCAGATTCCAAACCTAAGTGTCTG GTAATTGATGAAATTGATGGAGCACTTGGTGATGGAAAAGGGGCAGTGGAGGTTATTCTAAAGATG ATCAATGCTGATAAGAACAACGATTCGGACAGAAGCAATGGAGCTGAAGAAACTCAAGTCCAAAAGGCTTCCTCAAGGAAAAGTCATAGAACAGCAAAACTACTGAGGCCT GTAATTTGTATATGCAATGACCTGTATGCTCCAGCCTTGAGAAAACTACGCCAAGTAGCCAA GGTTCATATTTTTGTGCAGCCAACGATTAGTCGTGTGGTGAACAG GCTCAAGTACATATGCAAGAAGGAAGGATTCAAGACAAGTTCAATTGCTCTTTCTGCATTAGCGGATTATACTG AATGTGACATTCGATCATGCCTGAACACTCTTCAATTTCTGAACAAGAAAAGAGAGGCACTAAACATT TCAGGGTTTGATTCACAAGTCATTGGAAGGAAGGACATGTCCAAAAGCATCCTTGATGTTTGGAAACAG GTTCTTCAAAAGAAAAAACTCAAGCGGGCGGAAATGGCAGATTGTAATGTGAGCGGAGACAAGGACATTGGCTCTCTGTTCTCACTCATATCTAACCG TGGTGATTATGATGTTACTATGGATGGGATTCATGAGAACTTCTTAAAACTCTCTTACCATGACCCAATGCTGCACAAGACG GTGAAATGCCTTGATGTACTTGGAGTTTCTGATTATTTGACGCAATATGTTTACCGAACTCAGCATATGTCACTCCAAG CATATCAACCTCCTATTGCCATCACTATAAGCCGTATCGTTGCTCAAGTTGAGAAGCCAAATATTGAGTGGCCGAAAGCCCTGCAAAG GTGCCGAACAATGCTTTTGGAAAAGAAGGACACATTGAAGACCTGGCAAAACCGAATGTCACCGCTCATTTCAAGGCACCTGTCAGTGGAATCTTTTGTTGGAGACATTGCTTCCCCCTTTTTACATATTCTTTCGCCGTTGAATCTGAGGCCT GTGGCATTGAATTTGATGTCAGAGAGGGAAAAAAATGAACTTGTGCAGCTAGTTGATACTATGGTTGCTTACTCGGTTACATACAAAAACACAAAGTTTGAACCTCAAGAAAGGGCAAATGGATCTATTGTGCCTATGGATATTCCTTCACTTTCTTTTGATCCTCCAATCAATGATATCATAAGCTTTAAG GATTATCAATCCGAGCACATTGGTCTCTCTTTGGCCATGAAACAGGTCTTGGTGCACGAG GTAGAGAAGCAAAAAATCATCAAAGATAGTGCAGGAAAATTGTTGAACCAAATTAATCAAGGAGTTAGGAGTGAAGTTCCAACAACTACATGCCAGAAAACAGCGACTGGTACTGCATGTGATACTTCTCAGGGTAGCTCTAAGGGCAAatcatctacacttccaatgcagcTACACTCAGCCTCTAGTTTGAGTGGTAAAGGTCTTGCACCTGCAAAGAGACCCTCAAGTCGCCCAACTGATTTCTTTCAAAG CTTTAGGAAAGAAAGACCAGGGGGTGCAAAGACTCATATTGATGCTGGGCAGCAAGGAGCAACAGTTCAGAGGGACTTGCGCCCGCTTATCTTCAAATATAATGAG GGCTACACAAATGCAGTTAAAAGACCAGTCAGAGTTCGCGACCTTCTGCTCTAG